A stretch of the Streptomyces sp. NBC_01428 genome encodes the following:
- a CDS encoding DUF2075 domain-containing protein — protein sequence MLFRDSAVAVAARRLEGSLGLYLTEQFTRVHGYSPSTAEARSWDRSIPALTDALLDAGLGQVEVLLEFGLPLTSKRADAVLAGVHPRTGEPSYVVVELKQWSEAHPDDDDPLLCLLADYSHPVLNPIEQVRGYCDYLVAFNGALAQHPERISGVAYLHNATTSGVAGLDEVELSERGRMFTADRRGAFLAYLRSKLATASGAEAADELLLAKVQPSKQLMAVAAQEVREREQFVLLDEQRVAYETVLKAVERANEADRKEVVIITGGPGTGKSVIALSLLGELYRRGVPALHATGSQSFTKTMRKVAGARKPEVRDLFKYFNSFATARRNSLDVLVCDEAHRVRETSASRFTPAAQRTGKRQLEELIDVARVPVFLLDQHQVVRPGETGTVEEIRAAAAQKNLQCRVVELDSQFRCGGSDAYLRWVVRLLGLEGDEPVAWEPDGRMQLDVVDSPEELETLLDIKRSKGYGARLSAGFCWRWSDAKPGEALPADVQIGDWGRPWNLKGERSIMGAPPSALWATDTAGFGQVGCVYTAQGFEYDWSGVIIGPDLVWRENGWVIDRAASKDPALRRGNGTTAASDIDVDRLIRNTYKVLLTRGMVGTAIYSTDPETRARLHELVKSGRSTVTSLTAG from the coding sequence TTGCTGTTCCGCGACTCCGCCGTTGCAGTCGCCGCCCGCCGTCTCGAAGGATCGTTGGGCTTGTATCTCACCGAACAGTTCACTCGGGTGCACGGGTACAGTCCGAGCACGGCGGAAGCGCGCTCCTGGGATCGGAGCATCCCGGCTCTCACCGACGCGCTGCTCGATGCCGGGCTCGGCCAAGTTGAAGTGCTGCTGGAGTTCGGGCTGCCGTTGACCAGCAAGCGTGCCGATGCGGTTCTCGCCGGAGTCCATCCCCGGACCGGCGAGCCCTCGTACGTCGTCGTTGAGCTCAAGCAGTGGAGCGAGGCTCACCCCGACGATGATGATCCTCTGCTGTGCCTCCTGGCCGACTACTCCCATCCGGTCCTCAACCCCATCGAGCAGGTACGGGGTTACTGCGACTACCTCGTCGCCTTCAACGGGGCGCTCGCCCAGCACCCTGAGCGGATTTCGGGCGTCGCGTACCTCCACAACGCAACCACGTCCGGCGTGGCCGGCCTCGACGAAGTCGAACTCAGTGAGCGCGGCCGCATGTTCACGGCGGACAGGCGCGGGGCATTTCTGGCGTACCTGCGGTCGAAGCTGGCCACCGCATCCGGAGCCGAGGCAGCCGACGAGTTGTTGCTCGCCAAAGTCCAGCCTTCGAAGCAGTTGATGGCCGTCGCGGCGCAGGAGGTCCGCGAGCGGGAGCAGTTCGTGCTTCTCGACGAGCAACGTGTGGCGTACGAGACCGTGCTGAAGGCCGTCGAGCGGGCGAACGAGGCTGATCGCAAAGAGGTTGTGATCATCACGGGCGGCCCGGGGACCGGCAAGAGCGTGATCGCCCTGTCGCTCCTCGGGGAGCTGTACCGGCGTGGAGTTCCCGCTCTGCACGCCACCGGCTCGCAGTCGTTCACGAAGACCATGCGCAAGGTGGCCGGCGCGCGGAAGCCCGAAGTGCGGGACCTCTTCAAGTACTTCAACAGTTTCGCAACCGCCAGGCGGAACAGCCTGGACGTGCTGGTGTGCGACGAAGCCCATCGTGTGCGAGAGACTTCTGCCAGCCGTTTCACTCCGGCAGCGCAACGCACTGGTAAGCGGCAGCTTGAGGAACTGATCGACGTGGCTCGCGTGCCCGTCTTCCTCTTGGACCAGCACCAGGTTGTACGGCCCGGGGAGACGGGGACCGTCGAGGAGATCAGGGCAGCGGCCGCGCAGAAGAACCTGCAGTGCCGGGTAGTGGAACTGGACAGCCAGTTCCGCTGTGGTGGGAGCGACGCGTACCTGCGGTGGGTCGTACGGCTGCTGGGGCTGGAGGGCGACGAGCCCGTCGCATGGGAGCCCGATGGTCGGATGCAGCTCGATGTCGTCGATTCTCCGGAGGAGTTGGAAACCCTCCTGGACATAAAGCGGTCGAAGGGATACGGGGCCCGACTGTCAGCCGGGTTCTGTTGGCGCTGGTCGGACGCCAAGCCCGGTGAGGCGCTTCCCGCCGATGTTCAGATCGGAGACTGGGGACGGCCGTGGAACCTCAAGGGTGAGCGGTCGATCATGGGTGCACCGCCTTCGGCGCTCTGGGCCACTGACACTGCGGGCTTCGGTCAAGTCGGCTGCGTCTACACGGCGCAAGGCTTCGAGTACGACTGGAGCGGTGTGATCATCGGGCCCGACCTCGTGTGGCGGGAGAACGGCTGGGTCATCGACCGGGCCGCTTCCAAGGACCCCGCCTTGCGGAGGGGGAACGGCACGACTGCGGCATCGGACATCGACGTAGATCGGTTGATCCGCAATACATACAAAGTACTCTTGACGCGTGGCATGGTCGGCACGGCCATCTATTCGACAGATCCGGAGACTCGGGCGAGGCTGCATGAGCTGGTGAAGTCCGGAAGATCGACTGTCACGTCGCTCACTGCGGGATAG
- a CDS encoding DUF2075 domain-containing protein encodes MSSYLLRESAASLAEEVKRQPGMAHRPLTERLILAYKDQHKRKKDQDGTPPANSLVEAWENSLPPVINALIERGLGQVEVFIEFGLPHTDADVDMLLAGVHPGSGAPSYVLIELKQQRSSTVHPERSVAVDLGFANWKLHPVRQVQKYCDYLVQYKAALRGKPESVVGAVLMHNAHDDDVRELFKLPESEHGRLYTMDRFERFRKLLGARLAALPGGEAAQALIDSPEYDPPKIADVNLPTRMGPPERFQLLDEQELAHQDVHEAVQRVREGGTKEVIIVRGGPGSGKSAIALELRRTLDQAGWNVVHASGAKALTLTLRETYTQNAPRGMKGQLKKEATRLFTYFNQLKKLPPDSCDVVVCDEAHRIRRHSVDRYTPREERENPRPQADEIIEAARVPVFLLDDWQSLRPGEVGTAEYLIERAKALGLRHTLIDLGGMFRAQGSAYYRDWVLKLLSVGVHTPQAWVPDGRMQVHLADSPQEMTDFLEEQRLTGASTRTVAGFCWPWSNPDENGELVPDVAIDGWQQPWNVKSGYAVEGAPDADFWATDPRGTGQVGCVYTAQTFEFDWVGVIIGPDLVWREGHFVIDRTATHDPELRPRTIDEVDIDRCIRNAYHVLLTRGIMGVVIYSTDEATRDALRGHVISSVQHPLPKPMRKIVSA; translated from the coding sequence TTGTCGTCCTATCTGCTCCGGGAGTCTGCCGCCTCGCTGGCCGAAGAGGTCAAGCGCCAACCTGGAATGGCTCATCGTCCGCTGACCGAACGGCTGATCCTGGCCTACAAGGACCAGCACAAGCGGAAGAAGGACCAGGACGGAACGCCTCCGGCGAACAGTCTTGTCGAGGCATGGGAGAACAGTCTCCCTCCGGTGATCAATGCCCTCATCGAGCGCGGCCTTGGTCAGGTGGAGGTGTTCATAGAGTTCGGGCTTCCGCACACCGACGCCGATGTGGACATGCTCCTGGCCGGCGTGCACCCGGGCAGCGGCGCACCCTCGTACGTGTTGATCGAGCTGAAGCAGCAACGTTCTTCCACCGTGCACCCGGAGCGGTCGGTCGCTGTCGATCTCGGCTTCGCCAACTGGAAGCTGCATCCGGTCCGGCAGGTGCAGAAGTACTGCGACTACCTGGTGCAGTACAAAGCCGCCCTGCGCGGCAAGCCCGAGAGCGTCGTCGGAGCGGTACTGATGCACAACGCTCACGACGACGACGTGCGAGAGCTGTTCAAGCTTCCGGAGAGCGAGCACGGGCGGCTCTACACCATGGACCGGTTCGAGCGTTTCCGGAAGTTGCTGGGTGCGCGGCTGGCCGCACTGCCGGGTGGAGAGGCCGCCCAGGCATTGATCGACTCCCCCGAGTACGATCCTCCGAAGATCGCCGACGTCAACCTCCCCACGCGTATGGGACCGCCGGAGCGTTTCCAGTTGCTGGACGAGCAGGAGCTGGCGCACCAGGACGTGCACGAAGCGGTACAGCGGGTCCGTGAGGGCGGCACCAAGGAAGTCATCATCGTCCGGGGCGGGCCGGGCAGCGGCAAGAGCGCCATCGCGCTCGAACTCCGGCGCACCCTCGACCAGGCCGGTTGGAACGTCGTTCACGCGTCCGGAGCCAAGGCCCTCACCCTGACCCTTCGCGAGACCTACACGCAGAACGCGCCGCGTGGCATGAAGGGACAGCTGAAGAAGGAAGCCACAAGGCTGTTCACCTACTTCAACCAGCTGAAGAAGCTGCCGCCGGACAGTTGTGACGTGGTCGTCTGCGACGAGGCACACCGCATTCGCCGCCACTCCGTCGACCGGTACACGCCGCGCGAGGAGCGGGAGAACCCACGCCCTCAGGCCGACGAAATCATAGAAGCGGCGCGCGTCCCCGTCTTCCTGCTCGACGACTGGCAGTCCCTTCGCCCCGGCGAGGTCGGCACGGCCGAGTACCTGATCGAACGCGCGAAGGCGTTGGGGCTTCGGCACACCCTCATCGACCTCGGTGGCATGTTCCGGGCTCAGGGAAGTGCCTACTACCGGGACTGGGTACTGAAGCTGCTCAGCGTCGGCGTACACACGCCTCAGGCCTGGGTGCCCGACGGGCGGATGCAGGTTCACCTCGCCGACTCTCCACAGGAAATGACGGACTTCCTTGAAGAGCAGCGGCTCACAGGGGCGAGCACGCGAACGGTCGCCGGTTTCTGCTGGCCGTGGAGCAATCCGGACGAGAACGGCGAGCTGGTCCCGGACGTCGCCATCGACGGTTGGCAGCAGCCTTGGAACGTGAAGAGCGGCTATGCCGTTGAGGGCGCACCCGATGCCGACTTCTGGGCCACCGACCCACGGGGAACCGGACAGGTCGGTTGCGTCTACACCGCCCAGACCTTCGAGTTCGACTGGGTAGGCGTGATCATCGGCCCTGATCTAGTCTGGCGTGAGGGGCATTTCGTCATCGACCGGACCGCCACCCATGACCCGGAGCTGCGGCCCAGGACGATCGACGAGGTCGATATCGACCGATGCATCCGTAACGCCTACCACGTTCTGCTGACCCGCGGGATCATGGGTGTGGTGATCTACTCGACGGACGAGGCCACGCGGGACGCTCTCCGCGGGCATGTGATCAGCTCGGTACAGCATCCGCTCCCCAAACCGATGCGCAAGATCGTCAGTGCGTGA
- a CDS encoding DUF3800 domain-containing protein: protein MHLCYLDESGTGQVLNPVLADSVPVMVIGGFTVPESQIKGLAWDFIALKKQFRPELRKVPTLSQVVHHEIKGETIRKSFRRPGRNQRRMAHGFLDHLLTILERRDCRVMARIWVKQDGVVNDDTAMYAASVTALCANFEHYLAESSSSGIAVLDSRNPSDNVGNVHCVTTRKFAKGGDVMPHLPESPVFGHSDTHLGLQIADLLVSAVLAPSAAVTYANDLTGNVHCHPGFIEVRDRHCPRLGKLQHRYQAPTGKWTGGVVVSDARGHQSAAKLFAPAGTALTAPAVVIPGQRSPLDLATAATVPAPSAPAT, encoded by the coding sequence TTGCACCTGTGCTACCTCGATGAGTCCGGGACCGGACAGGTCCTCAACCCGGTTCTGGCCGACTCCGTTCCGGTCATGGTTATCGGCGGATTCACTGTGCCGGAGAGCCAGATCAAAGGCCTCGCCTGGGACTTCATCGCCCTCAAGAAGCAATTCAGGCCTGAACTGCGCAAAGTGCCCACCTTGAGTCAGGTTGTACACCATGAAATCAAGGGCGAGACGATACGCAAGTCCTTCCGCCGGCCGGGGCGCAACCAAAGACGCATGGCGCACGGTTTCCTCGACCATCTCCTGACGATTCTGGAACGTCGCGACTGCAGGGTCATGGCTCGCATCTGGGTGAAGCAGGACGGTGTCGTCAATGACGACACCGCCATGTACGCGGCTTCTGTGACCGCTCTGTGCGCGAACTTCGAGCACTACCTTGCGGAGAGCTCCAGCAGCGGCATCGCAGTGCTGGACAGCCGCAATCCCAGCGACAACGTCGGCAACGTGCACTGTGTGACGACCCGAAAGTTCGCCAAGGGGGGCGACGTGATGCCCCACCTGCCCGAGTCTCCGGTCTTCGGCCACAGTGACACACACTTGGGTCTACAGATCGCCGATCTCCTGGTAAGCGCCGTGCTGGCGCCGTCGGCCGCCGTGACCTACGCCAATGACCTGACAGGCAATGTCCACTGTCACCCGGGATTCATCGAGGTACGAGACCGGCATTGCCCTCGCCTCGGAAAGCTCCAGCACCGCTATCAGGCGCCAACGGGCAAGTGGACGGGCGGGGTCGTCGTCTCCGATGCACGCGGGCATCAGTCAGCAGCAAAGTTGTTTGCTCCGGCAGGCACCGCCCTGACTGCACCAGCGGTGGTGATCCCTGGGCAGCGCTCTCCTCTCGACCTGGCTACCGCTGCCACCGTTCCCGCGCCATCAGCGCCTGCGACGTAA